Proteins encoded within one genomic window of Sphingomonas cannabina:
- a CDS encoding SDR family oxidoreductase, with protein sequence MQKAIFITGGGSGIGRAIAVRFAREGWRIGLADVNESGLAATAALLPDGADTYVMDVRDRDAWRASLADFTAKSGGRLDVLANNAGIALGGPFAEADFAEIDRTVAINFMGVINGARIGHAYLKATPGACLLNTASASAIYGSAGLATYSATKFAVRALTEALDGEWHADGIKVRGLVPGFIDTPLLDPAAAGSNRSIRETVVAAGLELSTPDQVADAAWDAVHGDAVFAYVGKTAHRLRFAARWMPGRLRKMMRQGAVAQTE encoded by the coding sequence ATGCAGAAGGCGATCTTCATCACCGGCGGCGGATCGGGCATCGGCCGCGCGATCGCGGTGCGCTTCGCGCGCGAAGGCTGGCGGATCGGACTCGCCGACGTGAACGAAAGCGGGTTGGCGGCGACTGCGGCGCTGCTCCCGGACGGCGCCGACACCTATGTCATGGACGTGCGCGACCGCGATGCCTGGCGCGCGAGCCTCGCCGATTTCACGGCCAAAAGCGGCGGAAGGCTCGACGTGCTCGCCAACAATGCGGGTATCGCGCTCGGCGGCCCTTTCGCCGAGGCCGACTTCGCCGAGATCGACCGCACCGTCGCGATCAACTTCATGGGCGTGATCAACGGCGCGCGGATCGGTCATGCCTATCTGAAGGCAACGCCCGGCGCGTGCCTGCTCAATACCGCCTCGGCGTCGGCGATCTACGGCTCGGCGGGCCTCGCGACCTATTCGGCGACCAAGTTCGCCGTGCGCGCGCTGACCGAGGCGCTCGACGGCGAATGGCATGCCGACGGCATCAAGGTGCGCGGGCTCGTGCCGGGTTTCATCGACACGCCGCTGCTCGACCCGGCGGCCGCCGGCTCCAATCGGTCGATCCGCGAGACGGTGGTCGCGGCCGGGCTCGAGCTCAGCACGCCGGATCAGGTCGCCGACGCCGCCTGGGATGCGGTACACGGCGATGCGGTGTTCGCCTATGTCGGCAAGACCGCGCATCGCCTCCGCTTCGCCGCGCGCTGGATGCCAGGGCGGCTCCGCAAGATGATGCGGCAGGGCGCGGTGGCGCAGACGGAATAA
- a CDS encoding ABC transporter permease/substrate-binding protein yields MSGAWARVPDLLGSHVLLAAAALLLGLVLAIPLTVASARSPLVARVSLGLASLVQTIPSLALLALFYPILLWVSALVGGGVPALGFLPSLLALALYALLPILRNGVTGLANLDPAVLEAADGVGMTRWQKLRLVEAPLVAPVLMAGIRTAAVWTIGAATLSTTVGQPSLGDLIFAGLQTQNWALVLAGCAAAAGLALGVDALLGLAERGIATRRRWMWIGALAVLALGLAVALAPRFAGKRGTVVVGAKGFSEQYILARLIGHQLEEAGYRVEYREGLGSVVAFAATAAGDVDVYVDYSGTIWTNEMKRSDVPPRAAIVAGVRDWAMKTHGVGLAGTLGFENAYAFAMRGDDAARRGIRSIADLAPVAPRLDLATDIEFLERPEWRAVRDSYGLRFRSARPYQPTFMYRALESGAADVIPAFSSDGRIAADKLVVLTDPKGAIPGYDAIMLVSPRRARDEAFLAALRPLVDRVPVEAMREANYMVDRDTDKRSPDDAAAWLEGKIGLER; encoded by the coding sequence ATGAGCGGCGCCTGGGCGCGCGTCCCCGACCTGCTCGGCAGCCATGTGCTGCTCGCCGCCGCCGCGCTGCTGCTCGGGCTGGTGCTGGCGATCCCGCTGACCGTGGCGTCGGCGCGCAGTCCGCTGGTGGCGCGGGTGTCGCTCGGCCTCGCGAGCCTCGTCCAGACGATCCCATCGCTGGCGCTGCTCGCGCTGTTCTATCCGATTCTGCTCTGGGTGTCGGCGCTGGTCGGCGGCGGCGTGCCGGCGCTCGGTTTCCTGCCGTCGCTGCTGGCGCTCGCGCTCTATGCGTTGCTGCCGATCCTGAGGAATGGGGTGACCGGGCTCGCCAACCTCGATCCGGCGGTGCTGGAGGCAGCCGACGGCGTCGGTATGACGCGCTGGCAGAAGCTCCGTCTGGTCGAGGCGCCGCTTGTCGCGCCGGTGCTGATGGCGGGCATCCGCACCGCGGCCGTGTGGACGATCGGCGCGGCGACGCTCTCCACCACCGTCGGCCAGCCAAGCCTCGGCGACCTGATCTTCGCCGGGCTGCAGACCCAGAACTGGGCGCTGGTGCTGGCCGGCTGCGCCGCCGCCGCGGGGCTGGCGCTAGGCGTCGACGCCCTGCTCGGGCTCGCCGAGCGCGGCATCGCGACGCGGCGGCGCTGGATGTGGATCGGCGCGCTGGCGGTGCTCGCGCTGGGGCTGGCGGTGGCGCTGGCCCCGCGCTTCGCCGGCAAGCGCGGCACGGTCGTGGTCGGTGCCAAGGGGTTCTCGGAGCAATATATCCTCGCCCGCCTGATCGGACACCAGCTGGAGGAGGCCGGCTATCGCGTCGAATATCGCGAGGGACTGGGATCGGTAGTCGCCTTTGCCGCGACCGCGGCGGGCGATGTCGACGTCTATGTCGACTATTCGGGCACGATCTGGACCAACGAGATGAAGCGCAGCGACGTGCCGCCGCGCGCGGCGATCGTCGCCGGCGTGCGCGACTGGGCGATGAAGACGCATGGCGTGGGGCTGGCAGGGACGCTCGGTTTCGAGAACGCCTATGCCTTCGCGATGCGCGGCGATGACGCCGCACGGCGCGGCATCCGCAGCATCGCCGACCTCGCGCCGGTCGCGCCGCGGCTCGATCTCGCTACCGACATCGAGTTCCTCGAACGGCCCGAATGGCGGGCGGTGCGCGACTCCTATGGCCTGCGCTTCCGATCGGCGCGGCCTTATCAGCCGACCTTCATGTACCGCGCGCTGGAGAGCGGCGCGGCCGACGTCATCCCCGCCTTCTCCTCTGACGGCCGTATCGCCGCCGACAAGCTCGTCGTGCTGACGGACCCGAAGGGTGCGATCCCGGGATACGACGCGATCATGCTGGTATCGCCGCGGCGCGCGCGGGATGAGGCGTTCCTCGCCGCGCTCCGCCCGCTCGTCGACCGCGTGCCGGTCGAGGCGATGCGCGAGGCCAACTATATGGTCGATCGCGACACAGACAAACGCTCCCCCGACGATGCGGCGGCGTGGCTGGAAGGCAAAATTGGGCTGGAGCGATAA
- a CDS encoding class I SAM-dependent methyltransferase — MSLLTLIGEPWADYGLVDSGHGRKLERYGPYRFIRPEPQAMWAPASADWDAHGEFVPGSDEEGGGRWRFDKPVPHEGWPLRWQEARFTAQTTPFRHLGFFPDMAPVWSWMRERLDGAGDPECLNLFGYTGVGTLALSAAGARMVHVDASKKSVEQARANAELSGMANRPIRWLVEDASKFTAREVRRGRRYDGILLDPPKFGRGPTGETWRLEEGLPGLIADCRRLLDDRSRFLFLTVYAVRMSALAIGELLRQELGDLGGTIEAGELGVREEARGLVLPTAIFARWSR; from the coding sequence GTGAGCCTCCTCACGCTTATCGGCGAACCCTGGGCCGACTACGGCCTCGTCGACTCGGGCCACGGCCGCAAGCTCGAACGCTACGGACCCTATCGTTTCATCCGCCCCGAGCCGCAGGCGATGTGGGCACCCGCATCCGCCGACTGGGACGCGCATGGCGAGTTCGTCCCCGGTTCCGACGAAGAAGGCGGCGGGCGCTGGCGGTTCGACAAGCCGGTGCCGCACGAAGGCTGGCCGCTCCGGTGGCAGGAGGCCCGCTTCACCGCCCAGACCACGCCGTTCCGCCACCTCGGCTTCTTCCCGGACATGGCGCCGGTGTGGAGCTGGATGCGCGAGCGGCTGGACGGCGCCGGGGACCCCGAGTGCCTCAACCTGTTCGGCTACACCGGCGTCGGCACGCTGGCCTTGTCGGCCGCCGGGGCGCGGATGGTGCATGTCGATGCCTCGAAGAAATCGGTCGAGCAGGCGCGCGCCAATGCCGAGCTGTCGGGCATGGCCAACCGTCCGATCCGTTGGCTGGTCGAGGATGCGAGCAAGTTCACCGCGCGCGAGGTGCGGCGGGGGCGGCGCTATGACGGCATCCTGCTCGATCCGCCCAAGTTCGGCCGCGGTCCGACCGGCGAGACTTGGCGCTTGGAGGAAGGGCTGCCGGGGTTGATCGCGGATTGCCGGCGGTTGCTCGACGATAGGTCGCGCTTTCTGTTCCTCACCGTCTATGCCGTGCGCATGTCGGCGCTCGCGATCGGGGAGCTGCTGAGGCAGGAGCTCGGTGACTTGGGTGGGACGATCGAGGCGGGCGAACTCGGCGTACGCGAGGAAGCGCGCGGGTTGGTGTTGCCGACGGCCATTTTTGCGCGGTGGTCGCGGTAG
- a CDS encoding DUF983 domain-containing protein: MPDPTPAAASESAAPTIAAASLKGLCPRCGASTLFEGPVKFAPKCRACGLDFSAFNVGDGPAAFLTLGVGAVVVILALVTDFTVRPPLWVHMLLWIPITFAGVVGSLRIAKAWLLAAEYRNAAREGRIKAPE, encoded by the coding sequence GTGCCTGACCCGACACCCGCCGCGGCTTCGGAGAGCGCCGCCCCGACGATTGCCGCCGCATCGCTGAAAGGGCTGTGTCCGCGCTGCGGCGCTTCCACGCTGTTCGAGGGACCGGTCAAGTTCGCTCCCAAATGCCGCGCGTGCGGGCTCGATTTCTCCGCTTTCAACGTCGGTGACGGCCCCGCCGCCTTCCTGACGCTCGGCGTCGGAGCGGTGGTGGTGATCCTGGCGCTGGTCACCGACTTCACCGTCCGTCCGCCGCTGTGGGTCCATATGCTGCTGTGGATTCCGATCACCTTCGCCGGCGTGGTGGGATCGCTGCGCATCGCCAAGGCATGGCTGCTCGCCGCCGAATATCGCAACGCCGCGCGCGAGGGTCGGATCAAGGCGCCCGAATGA
- a CDS encoding cytochrome c oxidase assembly protein, with amino-acid sequence MNRNTRTALLAVVGICCMTGLGFASVPLYRMFCEATGLDGTTNRGSKAPGATGEKISIAFDSNVSPKLAWSFKPELEQETIDVGARDMAFFTATNRSNVPVTGTATYNVTPYQAAKYFTKIQCFCFTEQTLQPGETVRMPVIFFVDPKLRTDPDTKDVETITLSYTFYPVDSGKTAS; translated from the coding sequence GTGAACCGCAACACGCGCACCGCTCTCCTCGCCGTGGTCGGCATCTGCTGCATGACCGGGCTCGGCTTCGCGAGCGTGCCGCTCTACCGCATGTTCTGCGAGGCGACCGGGCTCGACGGCACCACCAACCGCGGCAGCAAGGCGCCGGGGGCTACGGGTGAGAAGATCAGCATCGCCTTCGACAGCAACGTCAGCCCCAAGCTCGCCTGGAGCTTCAAGCCCGAGCTCGAGCAGGAGACGATCGACGTCGGCGCGCGCGACATGGCGTTCTTCACCGCCACCAACCGCTCGAACGTGCCGGTGACGGGGACGGCGACCTACAATGTCACGCCCTATCAGGCGGCGAAATATTTCACCAAGATCCAGTGCTTCTGCTTCACCGAGCAGACGCTGCAGCCGGGCGAGACGGTGCGGATGCCGGTGATCTTCTTCGTCGATCCGAAGCTGCGCACCGATCCCGATACCAAGGACGTCGAGACGATCACGCTCAGCTACACGTTTTACCCGGTGGATTCCGGCAAGACTGCAAGCTAG
- a CDS encoding cytochrome c oxidase subunit 3 — translation MAGAKNHDYHILPPSPWPLMGSIAALILASGGIMWMKGHDYGHWIFALGMAGVLATMFFWWSDVIREAHRGDHTPVVQLHLRYGMILFIASEVMFFVGWFWAYFDFSLFPAAISYVPGAHGEKGTVELLTDAAGQWPPKGLEVLNAFEFPLLNTFILLLSGTTVTWAHHALIHGQRGGAKRGLWGLIGVGENDGVLKGLWLTILLGLLFSSIQAYEYAHAPFPFAGINYGASFFMATGFHGVHVIIGTIFLIVCLIRAYQGDFTPRQHFGFEAAAWYWHFVDVVWLFLFVSIYVWGGWGAPVHGG, via the coding sequence ATGGCCGGAGCCAAGAACCACGACTATCATATTCTGCCACCGAGCCCCTGGCCGCTGATGGGATCGATCGCCGCGCTGATCCTGGCGTCGGGCGGCATCATGTGGATGAAGGGCCATGACTATGGCCATTGGATATTCGCGCTCGGCATGGCCGGCGTGCTGGCGACGATGTTCTTCTGGTGGAGCGACGTGATCCGCGAGGCGCATCGCGGCGACCATACCCCGGTCGTGCAGCTCCACCTGCGCTACGGCATGATCCTGTTCATCGCCTCCGAGGTGATGTTCTTCGTCGGCTGGTTCTGGGCCTATTTCGATTTCTCGCTGTTCCCGGCGGCGATCAGCTACGTCCCCGGCGCGCACGGCGAGAAGGGCACGGTCGAGCTGTTGACCGATGCCGCCGGCCAATGGCCGCCCAAGGGGCTCGAGGTGCTGAACGCGTTCGAGTTCCCGCTGCTCAACACCTTCATCCTGCTGCTCTCCGGCACCACCGTGACCTGGGCGCACCATGCGCTGATCCACGGCCAGCGCGGCGGCGCCAAGCGTGGCCTGTGGGGCCTGATCGGCGTCGGCGAGAACGACGGCGTGCTGAAGGGGCTGTGGCTGACGATCCTGCTCGGCCTGCTGTTCAGCTCGATCCAGGCATACGAGTACGCCCATGCGCCGTTCCCGTTCGCGGGGATCAACTATGGCGCGTCGTTCTTCATGGCGACTGGCTTCCACGGCGTGCACGTGATCATCGGTACGATCTTCCTGATCGTCTGCCTGATCCGCGCCTATCAGGGCGACTTCACGCCGCGCCAGCACTTCGGCTTCGAAGCGGCGGCTTGGTACTGGCACTTCGTCGACGTGGTGTGGCTGTTCCTGTTCGTCTCGATCTACGTCTGGGGCGGCTGGGGCGCGCCGGTGCATGGTGGTTGA
- a CDS encoding SURF1 family protein yields the protein MRRPVPIVATIVVAVAVAAMIGLGIWQLQRRHEKLAALERYAANLHAPPVVWPRFGTGDEVLFRKSSAYCLRPLSWSREAGRDASGKPGWRQIVTCATGAEGPPLTVQLGVASSPEGHPAWKGGEVSGWISHAPNHRSLIGGLFDRTPKTLMLVASTPVAGLAANPGPDLSAVPNNHLAYAVQWFVFAAIALIIYAIALRRRLRGTEPPPPA from the coding sequence ATGAGGCGGCCGGTCCCGATCGTCGCGACGATCGTCGTGGCTGTAGCCGTCGCGGCGATGATCGGGCTCGGCATCTGGCAACTCCAGCGCCGGCACGAGAAGCTCGCCGCGCTCGAGCGCTATGCTGCCAATCTCCATGCGCCGCCGGTCGTCTGGCCGCGCTTCGGCACCGGCGACGAGGTGCTGTTCCGCAAATCCTCCGCTTATTGCCTGCGCCCGCTGTCGTGGAGCCGCGAAGCGGGGCGCGACGCGAGCGGCAAGCCCGGCTGGCGCCAGATCGTGACCTGCGCGACCGGGGCGGAGGGGCCGCCGCTCACCGTCCAGCTCGGAGTCGCGAGCTCGCCGGAGGGACATCCCGCCTGGAAGGGCGGCGAAGTCAGCGGCTGGATCAGTCATGCGCCGAACCACCGTTCGCTGATCGGCGGCCTGTTCGACCGCACGCCCAAGACGCTGATGCTGGTCGCCAGCACGCCGGTCGCCGGGCTCGCGGCCAATCCGGGACCGGACCTGTCGGCGGTACCCAACAACCATCTCGCCTATGCGGTGCAGTGGTTCGTCTTCGCTGCCATCGCCCTTATCATCTACGCGATCGCGCTGCGCCGGCGGCTGCGAGGCACCGAGCCGCCGCCTCCGGCTTGA
- the ccmA gene encoding heme ABC exporter ATP-binding protein CcmA, with translation MSAALAFEGVTGVRSGRTLFDSLSFTLRPGDAALVTGPNGVGKSSLIRIAAGLLTPAAGRVTGDGARALMAETAAFDGDRPLAEALRFWAVLDLYDDPRGRVSDALHDTGLAALAAVPVRLLSTGQRRRAAFARVVASRAPVWLLDEPANGLDQVSLATLERLIARHRSEGGIALVATHLPVDLPGAATIGLTP, from the coding sequence TTGAGCGCGGCGCTCGCGTTCGAGGGTGTGACCGGGGTTCGCAGCGGTCGAACCTTGTTCGACAGCCTGTCCTTTACGCTCCGTCCCGGCGACGCGGCGCTGGTCACCGGTCCTAACGGGGTCGGCAAGTCGAGCTTGATCCGGATCGCCGCCGGCCTGCTGACGCCCGCCGCAGGGCGGGTGACAGGGGACGGTGCGCGCGCGCTGATGGCGGAGACGGCGGCGTTCGACGGCGACCGCCCGCTTGCCGAGGCGCTGCGCTTCTGGGCTGTGCTTGACCTGTATGATGATCCACGCGGCCGGGTCAGCGACGCGCTCCACGATACCGGCCTCGCCGCACTCGCCGCCGTCCCGGTGCGGCTGTTGTCGACCGGCCAGCGTCGCCGCGCCGCTTTCGCCCGCGTGGTCGCCAGCCGCGCGCCGGTGTGGTTGCTCGACGAGCCGGCCAACGGGCTCGACCAGGTGTCGCTGGCGACGCTGGAACGGCTGATCGCACGCCATCGCAGTGAGGGCGGCATCGCGCTGGTGGCGACGCATCTTCCGGTCGACCTTCCCGGTGCGGCCACGATCGGGCTGACGCCATGA
- a CDS encoding heme exporter protein CcmB, giving the protein MIAIIAREVRRGYAGGGTTLVVVFFLLVTVLFPFAVGPDGALLARIGGGVIWAAALLAALLPVERLIGPDLEQGVFDQFAVRGLSMAGVAAAKLAGHWLGFAPPLMLAAVIAAGLLGLPGELLLRVEIGLLIGTPGLAALGIATGALVAGLRGAGALAGLVMLPLAVPLLIFGAGSLEGGTGALKLLAAVSLLLVAGAPLVAGAAIRMGRS; this is encoded by the coding sequence ATGATCGCGATCATCGCCCGGGAGGTACGGCGTGGCTATGCCGGCGGCGGCACGACGCTGGTCGTGGTGTTCTTCCTGCTCGTGACCGTCCTGTTCCCCTTCGCAGTCGGTCCGGACGGCGCGCTGCTCGCGCGGATCGGCGGGGGAGTGATCTGGGCGGCCGCGCTGCTCGCCGCGCTGCTGCCGGTCGAGCGGCTGATCGGCCCCGATCTTGAGCAAGGCGTATTCGACCAGTTCGCGGTGCGCGGGCTCTCGATGGCGGGCGTCGCCGCCGCCAAACTCGCCGGCCATTGGCTCGGTTTCGCGCCACCGCTGATGCTGGCGGCGGTGATCGCGGCCGGCCTGCTCGGGCTGCCGGGCGAGCTGCTGCTCAGGGTCGAGATCGGCCTGCTGATCGGCACGCCAGGTCTTGCCGCGCTGGGTATCGCCACCGGCGCGCTGGTGGCGGGGCTGCGGGGCGCGGGCGCGCTGGCCGGGCTGGTGATGCTGCCGCTGGCGGTGCCGTTGCTGATCTTCGGTGCCGGCTCGCTCGAAGGCGGCACCGGCGCGCTCAAGCTGCTCGCAGCGGTGAGCCTGCTGCTGGTCGCCGGCGCTCCGCTCGTTGCGGGAGCAGCGATTCGGATGGGACGAAGCTGA
- the thrC gene encoding threonine synthase, whose translation MRYVSTRGQAPALDFRDATLAGLAGDGGLYVPDAWPALSVDEIAGLAGLSYPETAVRIMAPFVGDALTEAELRAMCEAAYGRFAHAAVTPLVQLDPRHFLLELFHGPTLAFKDVALQFLGLLFERFLTGGSTHLTVVGATSGDTGSAAIDALAGREHVDIFMLHPEGRVSEVQRRQMTTVLAPNVHNIAIQGDFDQAQALVKAMFNDTAFSGRFALSAVNSINWARLMAQVVYYFYAAVRLGAPTRPVAFSVPTGNFGDVFAGYVAARMGLPVAKLIVATNVNDILHRALSSGDYSTGTVTPTAAPSMDIQVSSNFERLLFDLAGRDGAAIAEQMKGFETTRAMRLTNAQREGATALFASDRIEPGEMSETMRWASAEAGQVIDPHTAIGLAAARRADLPAEVPVVTLATAHAAKFGDAVERATGVRPSLPGRVGDLFEREERFDVLPATFEAVSGYIAERAVAKA comes from the coding sequence ATGCGCTACGTCAGCACCCGGGGCCAGGCGCCCGCTCTCGACTTCCGCGACGCGACGCTCGCCGGCCTCGCCGGCGACGGCGGGCTCTATGTTCCCGACGCCTGGCCGGCGCTTTCGGTGGACGAGATCGCGGGCCTCGCCGGCCTCTCCTACCCCGAGACGGCGGTCCGGATCATGGCGCCGTTCGTCGGCGATGCGCTCACCGAAGCCGAGCTCCGCGCGATGTGCGAGGCCGCCTACGGCCGCTTCGCCCATGCCGCGGTGACGCCGCTCGTCCAACTCGACCCGCGCCATTTCCTGCTGGAGCTGTTCCACGGGCCGACGCTCGCCTTCAAGGACGTCGCGCTGCAGTTCCTCGGCCTATTGTTCGAGCGGTTCCTGACCGGCGGCAGCACCCACCTGACCGTGGTCGGCGCGACCAGCGGCGACACTGGCTCCGCCGCGATCGACGCGCTTGCCGGCCGCGAGCATGTCGACATCTTCATGCTCCACCCCGAGGGCCGCGTCTCCGAGGTGCAGCGCCGGCAGATGACGACGGTGCTCGCGCCAAACGTCCACAACATCGCCATCCAGGGCGACTTCGACCAGGCGCAGGCGCTGGTGAAGGCGATGTTCAACGACACCGCCTTCTCCGGCCGGTTCGCGCTGTCGGCGGTCAATTCGATCAACTGGGCGCGGCTGATGGCGCAGGTGGTCTATTATTTCTATGCCGCCGTCCGGCTCGGCGCACCCACCCGGCCGGTCGCCTTCAGCGTCCCGACGGGGAACTTCGGCGATGTCTTCGCCGGCTATGTCGCGGCGCGGATGGGACTGCCGGTCGCGAAGCTGATCGTCGCGACCAACGTCAACGACATCCTCCACCGCGCGCTGTCGAGCGGCGATTATTCGACCGGCACCGTGACGCCGACCGCGGCGCCGAGCATGGACATCCAGGTCAGCTCCAACTTCGAGCGGCTGCTGTTCGACCTCGCCGGCCGCGACGGGGCCGCGATCGCGGAACAGATGAAGGGGTTCGAGACGACCAGGGCGATGCGCCTCACCAATGCCCAGCGCGAGGGCGCGACGGCGCTGTTCGCGAGCGACCGGATCGAGCCTGGCGAGATGTCGGAGACGATGCGCTGGGCCAGTGCCGAGGCTGGCCAGGTGATCGACCCGCACACAGCGATCGGCCTCGCCGCCGCGCGCCGGGCGGATCTGCCCGCCGAGGTGCCGGTGGTGACGCTCGCGACCGCTCATGCCGCCAAGTTCGGCGATGCGGTCGAGCGCGCGACGGGGGTGCGGCCGAGCCTGCCGGGCCGGGTCGGCGATCTGTTCGAGCGCGAGGAGCGTTTCGATGTGCTGCCCGCGACCTTCGAGGCGGTGAGCGGCTACATCGCCGAGCGGGCGGTGGCGAAGGCGTGA
- a CDS encoding ATP-binding cassette domain-containing protein produces the protein MPASSPGPSIGFDRLAVTYPGDVRAVDEVTLEIGGGSFVALVGQSGSGKSTLLKTINRLVEPTSGRVTIDGVDATDEPPHLLRRRIGYVFQNVGLFPHMTVGENIAIGLRLAGRKVNGRVGELLELVELSPDLAKRTPDALSGGQRQRVGVARALATEPRLMLMDEPFGALDPVTRDALGRSIRALHERLGLTTLMVTHDMAEALLTADRVLVMARGRIVADETPAALLAGAGGPEAAALVAVPREQAHRLAALEAGT, from the coding sequence ATGCCAGCCTCCAGCCCCGGCCCGAGCATCGGCTTCGATCGCCTCGCGGTAACCTATCCGGGCGACGTGCGGGCGGTCGACGAGGTCACCCTGGAGATCGGCGGGGGCAGCTTCGTCGCGCTGGTCGGCCAGTCGGGCTCGGGCAAGTCGACGCTGCTCAAGACGATCAACCGACTGGTCGAGCCGACCAGTGGGCGGGTGACGATCGATGGCGTCGACGCAACCGACGAGCCGCCGCACCTGCTGCGGCGCCGGATCGGTTATGTCTTCCAGAACGTCGGCCTGTTCCCGCACATGACGGTGGGAGAGAATATCGCGATCGGTCTCAGACTCGCCGGGCGCAAGGTGAACGGGCGGGTCGGCGAGCTTCTGGAGCTGGTCGAGCTATCCCCTGATCTCGCCAAGCGGACGCCGGACGCGCTGTCCGGCGGGCAGCGGCAGCGGGTGGGCGTCGCGCGGGCGCTGGCGACGGAGCCGCGCCTGATGCTGATGGACGAGCCGTTCGGCGCGCTCGATCCGGTGACGCGCGACGCGCTCGGCCGCTCGATCCGCGCGCTGCACGAGCGGCTGGGGCTGACCACGCTGATGGTGACGCACGACATGGCCGAGGCGCTGCTCACCGCAGATCGAGTGCTGGTGATGGCGCGGGGCCGGATCGTCGCCGACGAGACGCCTGCCGCGCTGCTCGCCGGCGCCGGGGGACCGGAGGCAGCCGCACTGGTGGCGGTGCCGCGCGAGCAGGCGCATCGGCTCGCCGCATTGGAAGCAGGCACATGA
- a CDS encoding 4a-hydroxytetrahydrobiopterin dehydratase yields MIEPLSEAERAEALDGLPDWDYDDGRDAIRRRFTFDDFAEAFAFMTQVALMAEKADHHPEWANVYNRVDILLTTHDAGGLSARDIDLATAIDAIVD; encoded by the coding sequence ATGATCGAGCCGCTGAGCGAAGCCGAACGCGCCGAGGCGCTCGATGGCCTGCCCGACTGGGATTACGACGACGGACGCGACGCGATCCGCCGCCGCTTCACCTTCGACGATTTCGCCGAGGCCTTCGCCTTCATGACGCAGGTCGCGCTGATGGCGGAGAAGGCGGATCATCACCCCGAATGGGCCAATGTGTACAATCGTGTGGATATCCTGTTGACGACGCACGATGCCGGTGGACTGTCGGCGCGGGACATCGATCTCGCGACGGCGATCGACGCGATCGTCGACTGA
- a CDS encoding DUF3291 domain-containing protein, which translates to MSAGWHLAQINIGRLIAPPEHPQVAGFFAELDRINALAEASPGFVWRLTGEGNNATDLQPTPDPLVIANMSVWADAETLFGFVYRSQHTPVMAQRKSWFERYEGAYQALWWIPAGEIPTLADGLARLWMIDRFGPSERAFTFKTRFPAPGLPGAPVDMQPDPWCEGRA; encoded by the coding sequence GTGAGCGCCGGCTGGCATCTCGCGCAGATCAACATCGGGCGGCTGATCGCGCCGCCCGAGCACCCCCAGGTCGCCGGCTTCTTCGCCGAGCTCGACCGGATCAACGCGCTGGCCGAGGCCAGCCCGGGATTCGTCTGGCGACTGACCGGCGAGGGCAACAACGCCACCGACCTCCAGCCGACGCCCGATCCGCTGGTGATCGCCAACATGTCGGTATGGGCGGACGCCGAAACGCTGTTCGGCTTCGTCTATCGCAGCCAGCACACGCCGGTGATGGCGCAGCGCAAGTCCTGGTTCGAGCGCTACGAAGGTGCCTATCAGGCGCTGTGGTGGATCCCGGCCGGCGAAATTCCGACCCTTGCCGACGGGCTGGCGCGGCTGTGGATGATCGACCGCTTCGGGCCGAGCGAACGCGCTTTCACCTTCAAGACGCGCTTCCCCGCGCCCGGCCTGCCCGGCGCTCCGGTCGACATGCAGCCCGATCCCTGGTGCGAAGGCCGTGCCTGA
- a CDS encoding metallopeptidase family protein — protein sequence MSPQDRFAPDAAEIERLARASLARIPAPFAEHLADVVLIVEDFADDETLDAMGIEDPFELTGLYHGRPIGQKSSFDSGAMPDRIHLYRRPILEEWIETGVGLERLVHHIVVHEVGHHFGLSDDDMHGLEDSAD from the coding sequence ATGAGCCCGCAAGACCGCTTCGCGCCCGACGCCGCCGAGATCGAACGGCTTGCCCGCGCGAGCTTGGCGCGGATTCCGGCGCCATTCGCCGAGCATCTCGCCGACGTGGTGCTGATCGTCGAGGATTTCGCCGACGACGAGACCCTGGACGCGATGGGCATCGAGGACCCGTTCGAACTCACCGGCCTCTACCACGGCCGCCCCATCGGCCAGAAATCGTCGTTCGATTCGGGCGCGATGCCCGACCGCATCCACCTCTACCGCCGCCCCATATTGGAGGAATGGATCGAGACCGGCGTCGGGCTCGAACGGCTGGTGCATCATATCGTCGTGCACGAGGTGGGACATCATTTCGGCCTGTCGGACGACGACATGCATGGCCTAGAGGATTCGGCGGATTGA